The following is a genomic window from Falco peregrinus isolate bFalPer1 chromosome Z, bFalPer1.pri, whole genome shotgun sequence.
CACTGCCACGGCCCTGCCGTGTGGCCAccagcgccccccgccccgccccgccccgggagGCCGGCGGCCGGCTCCGCCTCCCTGCCCCGCTCAGACCGCTCGGTGCGCGGCTCCgggcgccgctccccgccgagCCAGGCGGcggcccctgccccgctccGGGCACAAGCCGTGGGCCCCGCCCGCAGGGGCGGAGGGGCGAACCACCGTTTCCGGCGTGCCGCGCGGCgcgcgggggctgccgggagGCGCCTCCCACAGTTCCCCGCGGCGGTGGTCGGTGGCGGCGGTGAGATGCGGCTGTCGGTGGCGGCTGCTATCTCTCACGGGCGCGTGTACCGGAAGTTTGGGCTAGGCCCGCGCTCGCGCCTCGACTTGCTGCGGAACCTGGTGACGGCGCTGGTGCGGCATGAGCGCATCGAGGCGCCCTGGGCGCGGGCCGACGAGATGCGGGGCTATGCCGAGCGGGTGAGcggacgggacgggacgggacgggggaGGGTCGCGGCGGGCGGCCGAGGGGCCCTGACGTCactcccttccttctccccgCAGCTCATCGAGTACGCCAAGCTGGGGGACACCAACGAGCGTGCCATGCGCATGGCAGATTTCTGGCTGACGGTAAGTGCCTCCCCACGTCCCTCCTTGCACCCCACGGCCGCGGTGCTGGAGCTGAGCATGCCACCCCGCAGGAGAAGGACCTCATCCACAAGCTGTTCAAGGTGCTGGCACCCCGGTTCCAGCCCCACCCCGGAAGCTACACCCGCCTGCTGCACATCCCCAACCGAGATGGCATAGACCGTGCCAAGATGGCAGTCATCGAGCTCAAGGGGAACCCCTTCCCGCCACTCATCCGCCCACGTCGCGACACCGAGAAGACGCTGCTCAACCAGCTACTGAAGGGCTACCGGGAGGACATGCAGCAGGCCAGAGCCCCGCAGGCCCCTGAGGGCACCCCTGTCTAGGCATCTCTCTCTGCCCTGAGGCCAGCCCCGTGTGCGCACAGGGACAGGGTTTGGCATGAGCTGCCTGTGCACCAGCCAGCTAGTTGCTGTCCTGGAGCACAGGAATGGAATTGTCCTGGGATGTCTGAAGGTTGATTGCAAACCTTCAGTTGCCACGACAGGGGCACAGTTCAGGGTTTACTTGCTTCTTCCTGTGGTTTGAATAGAGACTTAGCAAGGCAAGGAAATCAAGCTGGGAGCCTAATGGTTGATATTCTCTGTGTAAATAAACTCTGTTAAGAAAGTGAGTTTAATTTTATTGGGATTTTATCATTAAATCATAGAATcccagaatggtttgggctggaagggaccaagggaccttaaagaccatcaAGTTCCAACCCCtcagccatgggcagggacatcttcccCTAGACCagattgctcaaagccccatccagcctggccttgccaaggagggggcatccacagcttctctgggcaacctgttccactggCTCACTATcctaaagaatttcttcctaatagctagttgaaatctaccctctttcaaaCCATTAcaccttgtcctgttgctacaggcgCTACTAAAAAAtctgtccccatcttttttATAAGACCCCTTGAAAGACTGAAAGGTTGCAATAAGGTTTCCCCAAagtcttctctttttccaggctgaacattctcaactccctcagcctttcctcataggaaaGGTGCTCCGGCCCTCTGTGGTgctcctctggacctgctccaacaggttgGACATGCTCCTTATGTTGGAGGCctcagagctgaacacagtactttAGACAGGATGTAACCAGAGGGGCACAGTCacctccctggacctgctgaccatgcttttgatgcagcccagaatGCAGTTGGTTCTTGGGGCTGTGTGTGCACATTGTTAGCCCACcttgagcttttcatccactAGCACCACCAAGTCCTCAGGGCTTCTCTTAacccattctccacccagcctgtattgatactgggggttaCCCCAACCCAGTTGCAAGGCCTTCCACTGGGccttgaacttcatgagattcacataggcccacctctcaagcctgtcagggtccccCTGCCCTGGATGTCGTCTCTTCCTTCCAGTGTATTGACTTAGCTTGGTGGTGTCAGCAAAGTTGCTGAGGGCGCATTCAATCCCGGTGTGCCATGTTACCAACAAAGGTGTTGAACAACACTGGTTCCACTTGAGACctctgaggaatgccactcatcactggtccCCACTTGGATGTAGAGCTGTTGACTGCAACTCATGAGTGTAACCATACAGCTAATTCCTTACCCACTGAGgggtccacccatcaaatccatgtctctccagtttagaggcAAGGGTGTTGTGTGGGATAGTGTCACAAGCTTTGCACAGATCCAGGCAGATGATGTCAGTCACTCTTCCCTGATCTGTCAAAGTTATAACCCCATCATAGAAGTccaccagatttgtcaggcacaGCCTCCCCTTTGTGAaaccatgtt
Proteins encoded in this region:
- the MRPL17 gene encoding 39S ribosomal protein L17, mitochondrial — protein: MRLSVAAAISHGRVYRKFGLGPRSRLDLLRNLVTALVRHERIEAPWARADEMRGYAERLIEYAKLGDTNERAMRMADFWLTEKDLIHKLFKVLAPRFQPHPGSYTRLLHIPNRDGIDRAKMAVIELKGNPFPPLIRPRRDTEKTLLNQLLKGYREDMQQARAPQAPEGTPV